A genomic segment from Anopheles maculipalpis chromosome X, idAnoMacuDA_375_x, whole genome shotgun sequence encodes:
- the LOC126557755 gene encoding beta-1,4-mannosyltransferase egh, whose product MLNSTSKHVLHCALLFGLLFAFEIFCGGIKVKESSFVVIDPWAEYGTLVTIVLYLLRLLTFLTLPQVLFNFFGLVIYNAFPEKVILKGSPLLAPFICIRIVTRGDYAELVKTNVLRNMNTCLDTGLENFLIEVVTDKPIGLPKHRRTREIVVPKEYKTKSGAMFKARALQYCLEETVNVLNNTDWVVHLDEETLLTENSVRGIINFVLDGKHPFGQGLITYANENVVNWLTTLADSFRVSDDMGKLRLQFKMFHKPYFSWKGSYVVTQVHAEKAVSFDNGIDGSVAEDCFFAMRAYAQGYTFNFIEGEMYEKSPFTLTDFLQQRKRWLQGILLVVRSGSIPARNKILLGISLCSWITMPLSTSNMIFAALYPIPCPNLIDFVCAFIAGFNIYMYVFGVIKSFSLYRFGLVKFLACVLGALCTIPINVVIENVAVIWGLVGKKNKFYVVQKDVRALVTV is encoded by the exons ATGCTAAACTCCACCTCCAAGCACGTCCTGCACTGTGCGCTACTGTTCGGATTGCTGTTCGCGTTCGAAATCTTCTGCGGAGGCATCAAGGTAAAGGAAAGCTCGTTCGTCGTTATCGACCCGTGGGCCGAGTATGGCACGCTGGTAACGATCGTCCTGTACTTGCTACGGCTGCTCACCTTCCTGACGCTGCCGCAGGTACTGTTCAACTTTTTCGGGCTGGTCATCTACAATGCCTTCCCGGAGAAGGTGATCCTGAAGGGTTCGCCGCTGCTCGCACCGTTCATCTGCATACGGATTGTGACGCGCGGCGACTACGCGGAGCTGGTGAAAACGAACGTGCTGCGCAACATGAACACGTGTCTCGACACGGGGCTGGAGAACTTTTTGATCGAGGTCGTCACGGACAAACCGATCGGGCTGCCGAAGCATCGGCGGACGCGCGAAATTGTCGTGCCGAAGGAGTACAAAACGAAGTCGGGTGCGATGTTTAAGGCGCGCGCGCTACAGTACTGTCTGGAGGAAACGGTAAACGTGCTGAACAACACCGACTGGGTGGTACATCTGGACGAGGAAACGCTGCTGACGGAGAACAGTGTGCGTGGCATCATAAACTTCGTGCTGGACGGGAAGCATCCGTTCGGGCAGGGGTTGATAACGTACGCGAACGAGAATGTGGTAAACTGGCTGACGACACTGGCGGACAGTTTCCGCGTGTCGGACGATATGGGCAAGCTGCGGTTGCAGTTCAAAATGTTCCACAAACCGTACTTCAGCTGGAAGGGTAGCTACGTGGTAACGCAG GTCCACGCAGAAAAAGCGGTCTCGTTCGATAACGGTATCGACGGTTCGGTGGCGGAAGATTGCTTCTTCGCGATGCGTGCCTACGCCCAGGGCTACACATTCAACTTCATCGAGGGCGAGATGTACGAAAAGTCACCGTTCACGCTCACCGATTTTCTGCAGCAGCGCAAACGTTGGCTGCAGGGCATACTGCTAGTGGTACGGTCCGGCTCGATACCGGCCCGCAACAAGATACTGCTCGGCATCAGTCTCTGCTCATGGATCACGATGCCACTGTCCACGTCGAACATGATCTTTGCCGCGCTCTATCCGATACCCTGCCCGAATCTGATCGATTTCGTGTGCGCGTTCATTGCCGGGTTTAACATCTACATGTACGTGTTCGGTGTGATCAAATCGTTCTCGCTGTATCGGTTTGGGCTGGTAAAGTTTCTCGCGTGCGTACTGGGCGCCCTGTGCACCATCCCGATCAACGTGGTCATCGAGAATGTGGCGGTCATTTGGGGACTGGTCGGGAAGAAGAACAAGTTCTACGTGGTGCAGAAGGATGTGCGAGCGCTCGTCACTGTTTAG